GGCGCGATCACGAGGTTTCCGTCGACCTCTGAAAAGCCGGACGCTCGAACAGTATACGTCGCCGGGCCGAGCGGCAAGGCGGCGATCGAATAATATCCGTCGCCGTTCGAAAGACCGGCGTGTTGCGTAGCGTCCGACGCCGTCACCAGGATCTGCGCGTTCGCGACGGGCCCGCTTGGACTTGTGACAACGCCTTGCAGCGTCCCCGTCGGCGCCGTCGGATTCGGGTGCGCCTGGAGAATGTTGCATCCGGCTAGCGCCGCCGCGGTCATCGCTGCGACCGCGACGAGGGTCAAGCGCCGCATGTCATTCGCGTTCGCGGCCGATGCGCCGGGCCCTCGCGTCCGAACGTCCTCTTCGCATGTGGGGCAGCCTCACCATGACCTCCGGACATGGGACTTTCACGGCGGGTCAGGGTCGCAAGTCCGCCTAACGACCGGGCATGGATGTTCATTTCGCGATCACCGCGATCGCGACTGCGTTCACGATCATCGACCCTATCGGCATGGTGCCATATTCCCTAACGGTGACCGCCGGCGCGCCGCCGGACGTGCGACGTAGGACTATCGACCGTGCGGTCATCGTCGCCGCTTGCGTCATCCTCTTCATGGGTCTCATCGGCCGCGGGGTGCTGACGTATCTCGGCATCACGCTGCCCGCGTTCTCGATCGCGGGCGGCATCCTGCTGCTGCTCATCTCGATCGACTATCTCTTCGCTCGCCCGTCGGGCACGCGCAAGACCGACGAAGAGGAACAGGAGGCGATCCTCAACGAGAACGTCGCGGTTTTCCCCCTCGCGATCCCCATGATCGCCGGGCCGGGGACGATCACGACCGTATTGCTGCTGCTCAATCTCGCGCACGGCGATCCGGTCAAAGTCGTCACCGTTTTCGTCTCCTACGCCCTCGCGCTTTTCACTACGTGGCTCACGATGCGCGGAGCCGACAAGATCTCACGCTTCTTCGGCAAGACCGGCATCCACGTCGTCACGCGGTTGCTCGGCATCATATTGTCGGCGCTTGCTGTGCAGTTCATCCTCAACGGTCTGAGCCAATCCCCGCTCTTCCACGCCGCTTTTTAACACTCGATCGACCGCTCTTCGCAAAGGGCCAAGGGAGCGGTCGAGATTTATCTCGACCGCCGCGGCCTCAACTGCGAGCGTGT
The Candidatus Eremiobacteraceae bacterium genome window above contains:
- a CDS encoding carboxypeptidase-like regulatory domain-containing protein — translated: MRRLTLVAVAAMTAAALAGCNILQAHPNPTAPTGTLQGVVTSPSGPVANAQILVTASDATQHAGLSNGDGYYSIAALPLGPATYTVRASGFSEVDGNLVIAPDPGGTRQDVSLNPQ
- a CDS encoding MarC family protein, whose protein sequence is MDVHFAITAIATAFTIIDPIGMVPYSLTVTAGAPPDVRRRTIDRAVIVAACVILFMGLIGRGVLTYLGITLPAFSIAGGILLLLISIDYLFARPSGTRKTDEEEQEAILNENVAVFPLAIPMIAGPGTITTVLLLLNLAHGDPVKVVTVFVSYALALFTTWLTMRGADKISRFFGKTGIHVVTRLLGIILSALAVQFILNGLSQSPLFHAAF